From a region of the Candidatus Omnitrophota bacterium genome:
- a CDS encoding ABC transporter permease: protein MMNIRRSFDTFGMGLIFLVLCLFFWTQSDRFLTPQNFSNLLVQSTVNIIIATGMTFVICAAEIDLSVGSLLALCGMITAFTLRCDPETGLNLPMSFAGYVQSALPYLFPGVFGWWLLAGGLFLVISLLPGILAGLLTGLMVVKFSVPSFIVTLGLMMIDRGLARYLTNAQQITGMPLPFMTIGSGWLQIGGRDILPYSVIIAFSIVIIGALLLSRSRFGRNILAVGGNIQASYLSGVPVNRTRCLAFAVSGFCVAAASIVQTSRIFIGDPNAGEGYELNAIAAVIIGGASLFGGKGSVLGTLFGALIIGVLRNGLDLMGVTDHIKQIVIGAMIVLAVLLDYYRRKLYRSA from the coding sequence ATGATGAATATCCGGCGTTCGTTCGATACGTTTGGGATGGGGCTGATCTTCCTCGTCCTTTGCCTCTTTTTTTGGACGCAATCGGACCGGTTTCTCACGCCGCAAAACTTTTCCAACCTGCTCGTTCAATCCACCGTCAACATCATCATCGCCACGGGTATGACCTTCGTGATCTGCGCGGCGGAAATCGATCTATCCGTTGGTTCTTTACTAGCGTTATGCGGCATGATTACCGCCTTTACGCTGCGCTGCGATCCGGAAACCGGATTGAATCTGCCCATGAGTTTTGCGGGATACGTTCAAAGCGCCTTGCCATATCTTTTTCCCGGCGTCTTCGGCTGGTGGCTGTTGGCGGGAGGACTCTTTCTGGTTATATCTCTGCTGCCAGGGATTCTTGCGGGATTGTTGACGGGTTTGATGGTCGTAAAGTTCAGCGTCCCTAGTTTCATCGTCACGCTGGGGCTGATGATGATCGACCGAGGATTAGCCCGCTATCTCACCAACGCCCAGCAAATCACGGGGATGCCCTTGCCTTTCATGACTATCGGTTCGGGATGGCTGCAAATCGGAGGGCGCGATATTTTGCCCTATTCCGTTATTATTGCATTCTCCATCGTTATCATCGGCGCGTTGCTGCTTTCCCGCAGCCGGTTCGGGCGAAACATCCTCGCCGTGGGCGGCAATATCCAAGCCAGTTATCTCAGCGGCGTTCCCGTGAACCGAACCCGTTGCCTGGCGTTCGCCGTTTCCGGATTCTGCGTAGCGGCGGCGTCCATCGTGCAAACTTCGCGCATCTTCATCGGCGATCCCAACGCGGGCGAAGGCTACGAACTCAACGCCATCGCCGCCGTCATTATCGGCGGCGCCAGCCTATTCGGCGGAAAAGGGTCCGTCTTGGGAACGCTCTTCGGCGCGCTTATTATCGGCGTTCTCCGCAACGGCCTCGACCTGATGGGCGTAACCGATCACATTAAGCAGATTGTCATCGGCGCGATGATCGTGTTAGCCGTACTCCTCGATTATTACCGCCGAAAGTTATATCGTTCCGCATAG
- a CDS encoding oligogalacturonate lyase family protein — protein MNGKGREWPREIQRTQDERTGAIVWQITNHPSIHHHLYFLTSSFSPDEKHLFFAGFRNGTANFYCADFPVGTILQLTDAADINSFSAVISHDGTIVYFTQADRIVALYLDDLTEKTLAQFPGGRLGEVDLSSDGRWLTSAIRLKGENGIAVCSAQGGEASIVYRQRNVIVHPQFHPTDSNCIEFAQDPAPRMHLIRRDGTGLRCLYSHTNDEYVVHETWLGDTGDLVFVYWPYAIKRMNLSNGEIHTIAEFNAWHISPSRDGRYILCDTNHPDIGLQLVETATGKRTTVCFPQSSNAGSQWMKTRYAEKADFEAAARCSGLGAAAESTWMEMKTDTVYGPQWTHPHPSFSPSRRYAAFTSDRSGYSQVYVVEIPRDFFYNRM, from the coding sequence GTGAACGGCAAGGGCAGGGAATGGCCGCGAGAAATTCAACGGACGCAAGACGAGCGCACCGGCGCAATTGTTTGGCAAATCACGAATCATCCCAGCATTCATCATCATTTGTATTTTTTAACGTCATCCTTTTCGCCGGACGAAAAGCATCTTTTTTTTGCGGGATTTCGCAATGGAACGGCCAATTTTTACTGCGCGGATTTTCCCGTAGGGACGATACTGCAATTGACGGATGCGGCGGATATAAACAGTTTTTCCGCCGTTATTTCCCATGACGGAACCATCGTTTATTTCACGCAAGCGGATCGAATCGTCGCTCTATATTTAGACGATCTAACGGAAAAAACTTTGGCGCAGTTTCCCGGCGGCAGACTGGGCGAAGTCGATCTTTCCTCCGATGGGCGTTGGTTGACGTCCGCTATTCGCTTAAAGGGAGAAAACGGAATTGCAGTATGCTCGGCGCAGGGCGGCGAAGCGTCGATCGTCTATCGCCAACGGAACGTCATTGTTCATCCCCAATTCCACCCTACCGATTCCAATTGCATCGAATTCGCTCAAGATCCCGCGCCGCGAATGCACCTCATCCGACGTGATGGAACTGGTCTGCGTTGCTTATACTCGCATACTAATGACGAATACGTCGTTCATGAAACCTGGTTGGGCGATACGGGCGATTTGGTTTTCGTCTATTGGCCTTACGCCATTAAACGGATGAACCTATCCAACGGCGAGATTCATACGATTGCGGAATTCAACGCCTGGCATATCAGCCCCAGCCGCGACGGGCGCTATATTCTCTGCGATACTAATCATCCCGACATCGGCTTGCAGCTGGTGGAAACGGCCACGGGCAAGCGCACGACCGTTTGCTTTCCTCAAAGCAGCAATGCCGGTTCGCAGTGGATGAAGACGCGCTATGCGGAGAAAGCCGATTTCGAAGCCGCCGCCCGCTGCAGCGGCCTCGGCGCCGCCGCCGAAAGTACTTGGATGGAAATGAAAACCGATACGGTTTACGGGCCGCAATGGACGCATCCTCATCCCTCGTTCAGCCCGTCGCGCCGTTACGCTGCATTTACCAGCGACCGCAGTGGATATTCGCAAGTTTATGTTGTAGAAATTCCGAGAGATTTTTTTTATAATCGAATGTAA
- the msrB gene encoding peptide-methionine (R)-S-oxide reductase MsrB has protein sequence MMTRNIALAIIVLAAALTACRSDKQEMKLEKKSASAVQAAVAKTGENKMPDKIVKSDEEWRKILTPEQFYIMREKGTERPFTGAYWSTNTPGVYICAACGQELFGSDAKFDSGCGWPSFYQPIQGQNVEEHSDNSHGMQRTEIVCRRCGAHLGHVFNDGPQPTGLRYCINSASLKLATR, from the coding sequence ATGATGACACGAAACATTGCGCTTGCGATAATCGTATTAGCTGCCGCTCTAACCGCATGCCGTTCGGATAAGCAGGAAATGAAACTGGAGAAGAAAAGCGCTTCCGCCGTTCAAGCCGCCGTTGCAAAAACAGGAGAGAATAAAATGCCGGATAAAATCGTAAAAAGCGACGAAGAATGGCGCAAGATTCTCACTCCCGAACAGTTCTATATCATGCGGGAAAAAGGTACGGAGCGCCCCTTCACCGGCGCGTATTGGAGTACGAATACGCCGGGCGTATACATCTGCGCCGCTTGCGGCCAGGAACTTTTTGGCTCGGACGCAAAATTCGATTCCGGTTGCGGCTGGCCGAGTTTTTATCAACCTATCCAAGGGCAAAACGTCGAAGAACATTCCGACAACAGCCACGGTATGCAACGCACCGAAATCGTTTGCCGCCGCTGCGGCGCCCATCTCGGCCACGTTTTCAACGACGGCCCTCAGCCCACCGGCTTGCGCTATTGCATCAACTCCGCTTCCCTGAAACTGGCAACGCGGTGA
- a CDS encoding Gfo/Idh/MocA family oxidoreductase, with product MQANHSTRRVFLSAAAGTLGMLSTTALAPASVLGANDRLRIAIIGCGGRGTYLMETAQSLDKECSVEIAAVCDVSKKAMQAAATKAANAAGRQPFAHQRYREILSRNDVDAVMIATADFAHARILTEAALAGKHAYCEKPMSNNIADANAAVDAVEAKKVICQVGTQRRSHVPHHQAVELVRSGVLGIVSEIECQYNRCEGSWLRDYSGVQKDDVDWDQFLMNLPKREFDPCRYRCWHLFKDYSIGLAGLLGAHVIDVGPWFMDDPLPLCASAEGATLVWKEKREQYDTLESVFQFPKGFLLCFTSRLGNSAGGTETQIRGTKGTFDTATLTASGEGGGRDAIKEPIKINQVGFPDWSDAKPHIKNWLDCIRSGKKPNADVHAGYSHSVASIMAHQAADLGRRLRYDPAKRDIV from the coding sequence ATGCAAGCGAATCATTCCACTCGCCGCGTTTTTCTATCCGCCGCCGCCGGGACGCTGGGGATGTTATCCACTACCGCCCTGGCGCCCGCCAGCGTTTTAGGCGCCAACGACCGGCTGCGCATCGCCATCATCGGCTGCGGGGGACGCGGGACGTATTTGATGGAAACGGCGCAGAGTTTGGATAAAGAATGCTCTGTGGAAATTGCAGCGGTTTGCGACGTATCCAAGAAAGCGATGCAAGCGGCGGCAACTAAGGCGGCTAATGCGGCAGGCCGCCAGCCTTTCGCTCATCAACGATATAGAGAAATCCTTTCCCGCAACGATGTGGACGCCGTCATGATCGCCACCGCCGATTTCGCCCACGCCCGCATTCTTACGGAAGCGGCGCTGGCGGGCAAGCACGCCTACTGCGAAAAGCCTATGTCCAACAACATCGCCGACGCCAACGCGGCGGTAGACGCCGTCGAAGCCAAGAAGGTCATTTGCCAGGTGGGTACGCAGCGCCGCAGCCATGTTCCCCATCATCAAGCGGTGGAATTGGTACGCTCCGGCGTTCTCGGCATTGTTTCTGAAATTGAATGCCAATACAACCGCTGCGAAGGCAGTTGGCTGCGCGATTATTCCGGCGTGCAAAAAGACGATGTGGATTGGGATCAATTTCTCATGAACTTGCCCAAACGGGAATTCGATCCTTGTCGCTACCGCTGCTGGCATTTATTCAAGGATTATTCCATCGGTCTTGCGGGTCTGCTCGGCGCTCACGTCATCGACGTCGGCCCTTGGTTCATGGACGATCCGCTGCCACTCTGCGCCAGCGCGGAAGGCGCGACGCTGGTTTGGAAAGAAAAACGCGAGCAGTACGATACATTGGAAAGCGTCTTTCAATTTCCGAAAGGCTTTCTCCTGTGCTTCACTTCCCGCCTGGGCAATTCCGCTGGAGGCACCGAAACGCAAATTCGCGGAACCAAGGGAACCTTCGATACGGCGACGCTGACGGCGTCCGGCGAGGGCGGGGGAAGAGACGCCATTAAAGAACCTATCAAGATCAATCAGGTAGGCTTCCCCGACTGGAGCGACGCCAAGCCGCATATTAAAAACTGGCTCGACTGCATCCGCAGCGGCAAGAAGCCCAACGCCGACGTCCACGCGGGATACTCGCATTCCGTGGCGTCCATCATGGCGCATCAAGCCGCAGACCTAGGCCGCCGCTTGCGCTACGATCCTGCAAAGCGGGATATCGTTTAG
- a CDS encoding substrate-binding domain-containing protein: MIRRQFLAGMGAALGSAVRVSPASAASKKYRIALVMKALSNPFFHAMELGAREEAEKLGVELLVQGTNKETDITQQVSIVENFVTQQVDALVIAPASSSGLVPVLFRAQSQGVYVVNIDNPLDEAAKKQIQLQCPFIGSDNALGASLAVHDLIAAMGGVGEAAILEGIPGVINAELRKKGAMRIFDAEPQIKVVASNTAEWETEKGYSVFTNILTAHPNIKGLFAANDNMALGAIRAIDAAGKSGQIAVTSYDNLQPAQEAILGGKIISTIEQHPELMGAYGVRAAKDHLDGKEVPNYIPTPLEVIDYRYLILNKKK; encoded by the coding sequence ATGATCCGGCGTCAATTTCTGGCAGGCATGGGCGCGGCTTTGGGATCCGCCGTCCGCGTATCCCCCGCCTCGGCCGCCAGCAAAAAATATCGCATTGCGCTCGTTATGAAAGCGCTTTCCAATCCCTTCTTTCACGCTATGGAATTAGGAGCGCGGGAAGAAGCGGAGAAGCTCGGCGTGGAACTGCTTGTGCAGGGAACGAACAAAGAAACCGACATCACGCAGCAAGTGAGCATCGTGGAGAATTTCGTCACGCAGCAGGTGGACGCCCTCGTCATTGCGCCCGCTAGTTCTTCGGGCCTGGTTCCGGTTCTCTTCCGCGCTCAGTCTCAAGGCGTTTACGTCGTCAATATCGACAATCCCCTCGACGAAGCTGCCAAAAAGCAGATTCAACTGCAATGCCCCTTCATCGGCTCCGACAATGCGCTGGGCGCTTCGTTAGCCGTCCACGATCTCATCGCCGCGATGGGAGGCGTTGGCGAGGCCGCCATTCTGGAGGGCATCCCCGGCGTCATTAACGCCGAGTTGCGCAAAAAAGGCGCGATGAGAATCTTCGACGCCGAGCCGCAAATCAAAGTCGTCGCTTCCAATACGGCGGAATGGGAGACGGAAAAGGGCTACAGCGTTTTCACCAACATCCTCACCGCCCATCCCAACATCAAAGGGCTTTTCGCCGCCAACGACAACATGGCGCTCGGCGCCATCCGCGCCATCGACGCAGCGGGAAAAAGCGGTCAGATCGCCGTCACTTCCTACGACAATCTGCAACCGGCGCAGGAAGCGATTCTGGGCGGAAAGATTATTTCCACCATCGAACAGCATCCCGAGTTGATGGGAGCATACGGGGTCAGAGCGGCGAAAGACCATCTCGACGGCAAGGAGGTTCCCAATTATATTCCCACGCCGCTGGAAGTCATCGATTACCGCTATTTGATTCTCAACAAGAAAAAATAA
- a CDS encoding carbohydrate binding domain-containing protein, producing MKRLGFMAAASFLLIVSQSWAWEFNQDGNKEGWMIGQAIKSLEVKDGKMIASVAAGTNDPFINGPFGPYDGDRITGVEMKMRWSADVSNTGGKSVYYFPAAGSHGSADYAIPYPGEWIIVYIDLLTAQGGDSPQPWGGEINSIRIDVADNVPEDYTVEIDWVRFVDGAIENDNFELGDLYPWKLVGQGTIDSFQVNDKDWYSEFYNVEATGLGSDKYHGVSQSILGGLEFAKGTSVAVVGAAKIPAGSWDANSTLWFRISESNGTTENNSPPIEVKVFDQWFEFESRLTLQYEPAERKKLDVELYSKNPSGKSFFFDDIFVDIQEPKEEEEYWAWPNSNWEFNTDGDFDGWSKPGWTSISSMEVANGVLTIHIPAGANDPVIEGPAGPYNADKMTGIAARMRVSSGASLAGWANYWFPVVGGHASKGYTVPVEGEWFVLYQDLSDTWDGWFNNIRYDFGDFSTVDYTVEIDWIRWVDESIDNNGCEGDLAPWRHEGAGSIADFALSKEKKFSGESSLQIKGLGSDQYHAAVQDIEKGLEIPKGATVTLRGYYYVPASSWDANSHIWFRVQEWNGKAENNVGSILKPEAFDAWVPFEHKLTLQFDPGERIQMAIQLYSKTPAGTFIYADDLFATVYAAPLIGGWPVNAVKLSPGQNIAIDGKVTPEEYAGAQPMVMNSETLSGAADPYFPEYAHAGINPPSAAKATSLDDFNAAYYFMWDDQFFYAAVSAQDDNYSYVGPYPNGSDALQFVFAETPDETLSVMMYIPTIAADKGDGTIDAKNDFDGWLKIDIMAKSTIAASLDKNTQDWAVEIKIPWTAMQGDFTNDIFPPKTGDMAGFAVLSIDYDNGILDWFGCNHSSFPWQSLGVERIYFIERPVSVKDWSLF from the coding sequence ATGAAACGATTGGGATTCATGGCGGCGGCATCATTTCTATTGATTGTTTCGCAAAGCTGGGCTTGGGAATTCAACCAAGATGGAAACAAGGAAGGCTGGATGATCGGCCAGGCTATCAAAAGCCTTGAAGTCAAAGACGGCAAAATGATCGCATCGGTGGCGGCGGGAACGAACGATCCGTTTATCAACGGTCCCTTCGGTCCTTACGACGGCGACCGCATCACGGGCGTCGAAATGAAAATGAGATGGTCCGCCGACGTCTCGAATACCGGCGGCAAGTCGGTTTATTATTTTCCCGCCGCCGGTTCGCATGGCAGCGCGGATTACGCTATTCCCTATCCAGGTGAATGGATTATTGTCTATATCGATCTTTTGACGGCGCAGGGCGGCGACAGTCCCCAACCGTGGGGCGGAGAAATCAATTCCATCCGCATCGACGTCGCCGATAACGTTCCCGAAGACTACACGGTGGAAATCGATTGGGTGCGCTTCGTCGACGGCGCCATCGAAAACGACAATTTCGAACTAGGCGACCTTTATCCTTGGAAATTAGTCGGCCAGGGAACCATCGATTCGTTTCAAGTCAACGATAAGGATTGGTATTCCGAATTTTACAATGTAGAAGCAACCGGACTTGGCAGTGACAAATATCACGGCGTTTCTCAATCCATTCTCGGCGGCCTGGAATTTGCGAAAGGAACTTCCGTCGCCGTCGTCGGCGCGGCGAAAATCCCCGCTGGTTCGTGGGACGCCAATTCCACTCTTTGGTTCCGCATCAGCGAATCTAATGGAACCACGGAAAATAACAGTCCGCCTATCGAAGTCAAAGTATTCGACCAATGGTTCGAATTCGAAAGCCGCTTGACTTTGCAGTACGAACCCGCCGAGCGCAAGAAATTGGACGTAGAACTCTATTCCAAAAATCCATCGGGCAAATCCTTTTTCTTCGACGATATTTTTGTGGATATCCAAGAGCCGAAAGAAGAGGAAGAGTATTGGGCCTGGCCCAATTCCAATTGGGAATTCAATACCGACGGCGATTTCGACGGTTGGTCCAAACCAGGCTGGACTTCCATTAGTTCTATGGAAGTCGCCAACGGCGTTTTAACGATTCATATCCCCGCCGGGGCCAACGATCCCGTCATCGAAGGTCCGGCCGGTCCCTACAACGCGGATAAGATGACGGGCATCGCCGCCCGGATGCGCGTATCGTCGGGCGCCAGTCTCGCCGGATGGGCAAATTATTGGTTCCCCGTCGTCGGAGGACATGCCTCGAAAGGATATACGGTTCCCGTGGAAGGCGAGTGGTTCGTCCTTTACCAGGATTTAAGCGATACGTGGGACGGCTGGTTCAATAATATCCGTTACGATTTCGGCGATTTTTCCACGGTGGATTACACGGTGGAAATCGATTGGATTCGTTGGGTGGACGAATCGATCGACAATAACGGATGCGAAGGCGATCTAGCGCCGTGGCGGCACGAGGGCGCCGGTTCCATCGCCGATTTCGCCCTCTCGAAAGAGAAAAAGTTTTCCGGCGAATCGTCGCTGCAAATCAAAGGTCTGGGCAGCGATCAATATCACGCGGCGGTGCAGGATATCGAGAAGGGCTTGGAGATTCCCAAAGGAGCGACGGTAACATTGAGAGGCTATTATTATGTTCCCGCCAGTTCATGGGACGCCAATTCCCACATCTGGTTCCGCGTTCAGGAGTGGAACGGCAAAGCGGAAAACAACGTAGGCAGCATTCTGAAGCCGGAAGCGTTCGACGCATGGGTTCCCTTCGAGCATAAATTGACCTTGCAGTTCGATCCCGGCGAACGCATCCAGATGGCGATTCAACTCTATTCCAAAACGCCGGCTGGAACCTTCATCTACGCCGACGACCTATTCGCTACGGTTTACGCCGCGCCATTGATAGGCGGGTGGCCGGTCAACGCCGTCAAACTATCCCCGGGACAAAATATCGCCATTGACGGAAAGGTCACGCCGGAAGAATACGCTGGAGCTCAGCCGATGGTCATGAATTCGGAGACCTTGTCAGGCGCCGCAGATCCCTATTTCCCGGAATACGCGCACGCCGGAATCAATCCGCCCAGCGCCGCCAAGGCAACGTCATTGGATGATTTCAACGCCGCTTACTATTTCATGTGGGACGATCAATTTTTCTACGCCGCCGTATCGGCTCAAGACGACAATTATTCCTACGTAGGTCCCTATCCCAACGGTTCGGACGCCTTGCAATTCGTCTTCGCCGAAACGCCGGACGAAACGCTGTCAGTTATGATGTACATCCCCACTATCGCCGCTGACAAGGGCGATGGAACTATTGACGCCAAGAACGATTTCGACGGCTGGCTCAAGATCGACATCATGGCTAAATCCACTATCGCCGCCAGCCTCGATAAAAATACGCAGGATTGGGCGGTGGAGATCAAAATCCCTTGGACGGCGATGCAGGGCGATTTCACCAACGACATCTTCCCGCCTAAGACGGGAGACATGGCGGGCTTCGCCGTGCTTTCCATCGATTACGACAACGGCATTCTCGATTGGTTCGGATGCAACCACTCTTCTTTCCCCTGGCAATCGCTAGGGGTGGAACGCATCTACTTCATCGAACGTCCCGTTTCCGTGAAGGATTGGTCATTATTCTGA
- a CDS encoding alpha-N-acetylglucosaminidase, protein MKKKYNKKTAFLFMAILGLAVVALNAKGEEKKDAIQAAHGVLTRLIPKQAGAFVMESISQEDGKDVFEIESQDHKIILRGSNGVALCSALNWYLKYYARADFSWNGSQLNLPDPLPSVDKKIRQISPHRYRYFFNYCCFGYSLAWWDWPQWERMIDWMALNGINMPLAVTGEEAVWRILLRDLGLSEKQLEDFLAGPPYLPFGWMGCLDGWGGPLAADWIDRRAELQQKILARERELGMTPVLQGFTGHVPPAIQEKFPDAKLQKIRWIEWDTYFLDPLDPLFARIGKSFVEAQTKLFGSDHLYAADTFIEMTPPSSDPQFLDAMGKAICGAMAAADPLAVWVMQGWIFYNNREFWRPPQAKAFLQSVPGERLIVLDLYCDESPVWNQTESFYGQPWIWCILQNFGNTVHLHGRLPRINQDLFAAMNDPQRGRLSGIGMIQEGLDYNPAAFDFMTEMAWRSQPVDLGEWMAQYAHRRYGRRLPPAEKAWELLLNSAYSGASRTSSAICARPAISSGTATLEAAHIPSEALTIALAWEQLLQCSRELGKVDSYQFDLVNVTRQVLSSLSDPLNLRMIAAFQEKDKRTFASASQDFLQLFKDLDELLASREEFLLGKWLEDAKRWGGDEKEKRQCEWNARNVLTLWGGRDSDLHDYARKEWSGLITGFYLPRWRMLIDRLNMSLRDNKPFDEEAFQRDVRQWEENWTHGNESYPSAPTGDPAALARKFFEKYFKKYCWVEKNNSGGE, encoded by the coding sequence ATGAAGAAAAAATATAACAAAAAAACTGCATTTCTATTTATGGCTATCCTTGGCTTGGCAGTCGTAGCCTTAAATGCCAAGGGAGAGGAGAAGAAGGACGCGATCCAAGCGGCGCATGGCGTGTTGACGCGATTGATTCCAAAGCAGGCTGGCGCATTCGTCATGGAATCCATCTCGCAGGAAGACGGGAAAGACGTTTTCGAAATCGAAAGCCAAGACCATAAGATTATCTTGCGCGGTTCGAATGGCGTGGCTCTTTGCTCGGCGTTGAACTGGTATCTGAAATATTACGCCCGCGCCGATTTTTCCTGGAATGGTTCGCAATTGAATCTTCCCGATCCCTTACCCTCCGTGGACAAGAAAATCCGCCAAATCAGCCCCCATCGCTATCGTTATTTCTTCAACTATTGCTGCTTCGGCTATTCGCTGGCGTGGTGGGATTGGCCGCAATGGGAGCGCATGATCGACTGGATGGCGCTTAATGGAATCAATATGCCGCTGGCGGTTACGGGGGAAGAAGCGGTATGGCGGATTTTACTGCGCGATTTGGGTTTGAGCGAGAAGCAGCTGGAGGATTTTCTCGCCGGTCCGCCTTATCTGCCCTTCGGCTGGATGGGCTGTCTCGACGGCTGGGGCGGACCCTTGGCGGCGGACTGGATCGACCGGCGCGCGGAATTGCAGCAGAAAATTTTAGCGCGGGAACGCGAGTTGGGCATGACGCCGGTTTTGCAGGGATTCACCGGCCATGTTCCCCCAGCGATTCAAGAAAAATTTCCTGACGCCAAATTGCAGAAAATTCGTTGGATCGAGTGGGATACTTATTTTCTCGATCCGCTCGATCCATTGTTTGCGCGCATCGGCAAGAGTTTCGTCGAAGCGCAGACGAAACTCTTCGGCAGCGATCATCTGTACGCCGCCGATACCTTTATCGAAATGACGCCGCCCAGTAGCGATCCCCAATTTCTGGATGCGATGGGCAAAGCGATTTGCGGGGCGATGGCCGCCGCCGATCCGCTGGCGGTATGGGTAATGCAGGGATGGATTTTCTACAATAATCGAGAATTTTGGCGGCCGCCGCAGGCGAAAGCGTTTCTGCAATCCGTCCCCGGCGAACGGCTGATCGTCCTCGATCTTTACTGCGACGAATCGCCGGTGTGGAATCAAACGGAATCGTTCTACGGCCAGCCGTGGATTTGGTGCATCCTGCAAAATTTCGGAAACACGGTTCATCTTCATGGGCGGTTGCCGCGAATCAACCAAGACCTTTTCGCCGCCATGAACGATCCCCAGCGCGGCAGACTATCGGGAATCGGCATGATCCAGGAAGGACTTGATTACAATCCCGCCGCCTTCGATTTCATGACGGAAATGGCTTGGCGCAGTCAGCCTGTCGATCTCGGCGAATGGATGGCGCAATATGCTCATCGGCGCTACGGACGCCGGCTTCCTCCCGCAGAAAAAGCATGGGAATTATTACTGAATTCCGCATATTCCGGCGCGTCCCGGACGAGTTCGGCGATTTGCGCCCGTCCCGCCATCTCCAGCGGGACTGCTACTTTGGAAGCCGCGCATATTCCATCCGAAGCGCTTACAATTGCCCTGGCTTGGGAACAATTGCTGCAATGCTCGAGGGAACTTGGGAAAGTGGATAGTTATCAATTCGATTTGGTTAATGTTACTCGCCAGGTTTTATCGTCGCTCTCGGATCCTTTAAACCTCCGCATGATCGCCGCTTTCCAGGAAAAGGATAAGAGAACTTTCGCCTCGGCTTCGCAGGATTTCTTGCAACTCTTTAAGGACTTGGACGAACTATTGGCGTCCCGCGAAGAATTTCTCTTGGGAAAATGGCTGGAAGACGCCAAACGCTGGGGCGGCGACGAAAAAGAAAAGCGCCAATGCGAATGGAACGCTCGCAATGTGCTCACCCTCTGGGGCGGGCGCGATTCCGACCTGCACGATTACGCCCGCAAAGAATGGTCTGGATTGATTACGGGATTCTATCTTCCCCGCTGGCGGATGCTGATCGACCGCCTGAATATGTCTTTACGAGACAATAAACCATTCGATGAGGAAGCGTTTCAACGGGACGTGCGGCAATGGGAAGAGAATTGGACGCATGGAAACGAATCCTATCCCTCCGCTCCAACCGGTGATCCCGCCGCCTTGGCGCGCAAGTTCTTCGAGAAATATTTCAAGAAATATTGTTGGGTGGAAAAGAACAATTCCGGCGGCGAATAA
- a CDS encoding prepilin-type N-terminal cleavage/methylation domain-containing protein — translation MNAQRKGFTLIELLIVVAIIGVLAAIAVPNFLNAQIRAKIARTHSDLKAFSTAMEMYFLDGNEYPWGNFPNSVGGFTTASLTCLSTPVAYLSSVMQIDAFGEGSWTANGPTNKDYYTYVNYNGFWARNDTSAQGYFKNNHPYFKGYGMASFGPDKRDSGGVWGTLYYKIGNMTICNSTLYGPSNGLVSLGDICRYGGEAQLTTAGGQ, via the coding sequence ATGAACGCTCAAAGAAAAGGTTTTACGCTGATCGAATTGCTCATCGTCGTGGCCATTATCGGAGTCCTAGCGGCCATCGCCGTTCCCAATTTCTTGAACGCTCAAATCCGCGCCAAAATCGCCCGGACGCATTCCGACTTGAAAGCCTTCTCCACGGCGATGGAAATGTATTTTCTCGACGGCAACGAATACCCGTGGGGCAATTTTCCCAATTCCGTCGGCGGCTTTACGACGGCGAGCCTTACTTGCTTATCTACTCCGGTCGCCTATCTTTCCTCCGTCATGCAAATAGACGCTTTCGGCGAGGGTTCCTGGACGGCGAACGGACCGACCAATAAAGATTACTACACCTACGTCAATTACAACGGCTTTTGGGCGCGCAACGATACAAGCGCCCAAGGGTATTTCAAAAACAATCATCCCTATTTCAAAGGCTACGGCATGGCTAGTTTCGGGCCGGACAAACGGGACTCCGGCGGCGTCTGGGGCACGCTGTATTATAAGATCGGCAACATGACAATATGCAATTCAACCCTGTACGGTCCATCCAACGGCCTCGTCAGCCTGGGCGATATTTGCCGCTACGGCGGCGAGGCGCAACTGACGACGGCGGGAGGTCAATAA